From the Desulfovibrio sp. JY genome, one window contains:
- a CDS encoding xylose isomerase, translating into MIQNYNCPAAWRLAAPSCVWPETAKVNCRRLARTVPEVGLYLLELDSCLAYGPDDLPQKTYGLAYHLHLPFDLPWERGGTGAFTAMEGLLTKTAHLSPWAMVLHPPRSLTDLEDFLAAMAVTGRDPATLLLENTEDASPEDVLDMAVAAGCGVCLDLGHMLALGQTLPTDRAELVERTRMLHVYSPFGAEGPPPGRSHAHRTLTCLSPEGRDVLVWMLGNLRPRTVVLEVFAPFHLVESMAVLDALTCGKTSEAACGDKA; encoded by the coding sequence ATGATACAAAATTACAACTGCCCTGCGGCCTGGCGGCTGGCGGCCCCGAGCTGCGTGTGGCCGGAAACCGCCAAAGTCAATTGTCGACGACTGGCCCGCACCGTGCCCGAAGTCGGCCTGTATCTGCTGGAACTCGACAGCTGCCTGGCCTACGGGCCGGACGACCTGCCCCAAAAGACCTACGGCCTGGCCTACCATCTGCACCTCCCCTTCGACCTGCCCTGGGAACGCGGCGGCACGGGCGCGTTCACGGCCATGGAAGGGCTGCTGACCAAAACCGCCCATCTCTCGCCCTGGGCCATGGTGCTCCACCCGCCCCGAAGCCTGACCGATCTGGAGGATTTTCTGGCCGCCATGGCGGTCACGGGCCGCGATCCCGCCACGCTGCTGCTGGAAAATACCGAGGACGCCTCGCCCGAGGACGTGCTGGACATGGCCGTGGCCGCCGGCTGCGGCGTGTGTCTCGATCTCGGCCACATGCTGGCCCTGGGCCAGACGTTGCCGACCGACCGGGCCGAACTCGTCGAGCGTACGCGCATGCTCCACGTCTACTCGCCCTTCGGGGCCGAAGGTCCGCCCCCGGGCCGCAGCCATGCCCACCGCACCCTGACCTGCCTGTCCCCGGAAGGCCGCGACGTCCTCGTCTGGATGCTCGGCAACCTGCGCCCGCGCACGGTGGTGCTGGAAGTTTTCGCCCCGTTCCATCTGGTGGAGAGCATGGCCGTGCTCGACGCCCTGACCTGCGGCAAGACGTCCGAGGCCGCCTGCGGGGACAAGGCGTGA
- a CDS encoding bifunctional adenosylcobinamide kinase/adenosylcobinamide-phosphate guanylyltransferase, with product MIRLLLGGVKSGKSALGDRLLLAAAPPHRVVATGRALDFDFRERIAAHKKARPASVAVIEAGEGAMGVLAREAARGGAVLLDSLDFWLFACHDTTVMQPLHAALSLGMTPYADPAGPELIVVSTETGLGGIAADAATRRFADALGTLNQTVAAMAADVRLIVAGCAITLKGNAA from the coding sequence GTGATCCGGCTCCTGCTCGGCGGCGTCAAATCCGGCAAATCGGCCCTCGGCGACCGGCTGCTTCTTGCCGCCGCGCCGCCCCACCGGGTGGTGGCCACCGGCCGGGCCCTGGATTTCGATTTCCGGGAGCGCATCGCCGCCCATAAAAAAGCCCGACCGGCCTCCGTGGCCGTCATCGAGGCCGGCGAGGGCGCCATGGGCGTGCTGGCCCGCGAGGCGGCGCGCGGCGGCGCCGTGCTTTTGGACAGCCTGGACTTTTGGCTGTTCGCCTGCCATGACACAACTGTAATGCAACCGCTACACGCGGCCCTTAGCCTCGGCATGACGCCCTACGCCGACCCCGCCGGGCCGGAACTGATCGTGGTGAGCACCGAAACAGGACTGGGCGGCATCGCCGCCGACGCCGCAACGCGCCGTTTCGCGGACGCCCTCGGAACGCTCAATCAGACCGTGGCCGCCATGGCGGCCGACGTGCGCCTTATCGTGGCCGGCTGCGCCATAACGCTCAAGGGAAATGCCGCATGA
- a CDS encoding DHH family phosphoesterase, with the protein MSYFRKLTNEVTRLTQMFGRDDKWLIVINADPDAMASAMALRRIMVHRVADVGIARVNEIKRPDNLAMMRFLRIPNVMLTPEVKAQYDHFAMVDSQPTHHPDFKICDFSLIIDHHPIKSEFPIKAAFADIRPDYGATSSIMTEYLYNMHIRPGKLLATALVYGIKTDTQSFERHFVEADVKAFSYLAKSADMQVVRKIISSEYHRHWLKYFSKAFRKMRFIGQRGLFVYMDSLESPDILVMLADFFARVHGLSWNMLCGVIKKQVVVIFRGDGIGRNMGHVASKMFGDIGSAGGHRGAARAEIELEKLGGKPVEEFLYKRLTGKKLPTKEKCPI; encoded by the coding sequence ATGAGCTATTTTCGCAAATTGACCAACGAGGTGACACGGCTGACGCAGATGTTCGGGCGCGACGACAAGTGGCTCATCGTCATCAACGCCGATCCCGACGCCATGGCCTCGGCCATGGCCCTGCGGCGCATCATGGTCCACCGGGTGGCCGACGTCGGCATCGCCCGGGTCAACGAGATCAAGCGCCCCGACAACCTGGCCATGATGCGCTTTCTACGCATCCCCAACGTCATGCTCACCCCGGAGGTCAAGGCGCAATACGACCATTTCGCCATGGTCGACTCCCAGCCCACCCACCATCCGGATTTCAAGATCTGCGACTTCAGCCTCATCATCGACCATCATCCGATCAAGTCCGAATTTCCGATCAAGGCCGCCTTCGCCGATATCCGGCCCGATTACGGCGCGACCAGCAGCATCATGACCGAGTATCTCTACAACATGCACATCCGGCCGGGAAAACTGCTGGCCACGGCCCTGGTCTACGGCATCAAGACCGATACCCAGAGCTTCGAGCGCCATTTTGTGGAGGCCGACGTCAAGGCGTTCAGCTATCTGGCCAAAAGCGCGGACATGCAGGTCGTGCGCAAGATCATCTCCAGCGAGTACCACCGCCACTGGCTCAAGTATTTTTCCAAGGCCTTCCGCAAGATGCGCTTCATCGGCCAACGAGGCCTGTTCGTGTACATGGACAGCCTGGAGAGCCCGGACATCCTGGTCATGCTGGCGGACTTTTTCGCCCGGGTGCACGGGCTGTCCTGGAACATGCTGTGCGGGGTGATCAAAAAGCAGGTGGTGGTGATTTTCCGGGGCGACGGCATCGGGCGCAACATGGGGCACGTGGCGTCCAAAATGTTCGGCGACATCGGCTCGGCCGGCGGACACAGAGGCGCGGCCCGGGCAGAAATCGAGCTGGAAAAACTCGGCGGCAAACCCGTGGAGGAATTCCTCTACAAGCGCCTGACCGGGAAAAAACTCCCGACCAAGGAAAAATGCCCAATTTAG
- a CDS encoding protein kinase gives MRSIDKYPILGVLGRGGMGAVFRARVPVVDRIVALKLLRPNEMTLALWGRERVLTTFRDEAARLGSIRHKNVVGVFDYGQAGEWPYFVMEYYGESLGAIMGETYRVEDPSRRLPVLRAVGYARQLLTGLARLHFAGIVHRDVKPFNLLVTDDDVVKITDLGLSKVRGETYRGPDNMKVGSPYYAAPEQEDDPDAADARSDLYAVGVTFFRMLTGRLPEPGTGGVADGEVDAGDEFDGLFARSLAERPRDRFADAGEMAEALEVCAAGWSRRMEGVCAGGGAFLAASDNHPDAASLRREPAMVSVHEAREAFGLDVLWRPQSWWPGNFEPDGEGVLRDPASGLAWMRRAAPYGLTWQEAAVYVDRLNASRAGGHADWRLPTMPELATLLRPEPTGEGYCLPAAFSQPVRRVWSADRANYASAYAADVELGYVTRADFCCPISVRAVR, from the coding sequence ATGCGCAGTATCGACAAATATCCCATTCTCGGCGTGCTTGGCCGTGGCGGCATGGGCGCGGTGTTTCGGGCCCGGGTGCCGGTCGTGGACCGCATCGTGGCCTTAAAGCTCCTGCGTCCCAACGAGATGACCCTGGCTTTGTGGGGCCGTGAGCGCGTGCTTACGACCTTTCGCGACGAGGCCGCGCGCCTGGGCTCGATCCGCCACAAGAACGTGGTCGGCGTGTTCGATTACGGACAGGCCGGGGAGTGGCCCTATTTCGTCATGGAGTATTACGGCGAATCCTTGGGCGCGATCATGGGCGAGACCTACCGGGTCGAGGACCCGAGCCGAAGGCTTCCGGTCCTGCGGGCCGTGGGCTACGCCAGACAGCTTCTTACGGGACTGGCCAGACTTCATTTCGCCGGCATCGTCCACCGCGACGTCAAGCCTTTCAACCTGCTCGTCACCGACGACGACGTGGTGAAGATCACGGACCTGGGCCTGTCCAAGGTGCGCGGCGAGACGTATCGCGGCCCGGACAACATGAAGGTCGGCTCGCCCTATTACGCCGCGCCGGAGCAGGAGGACGACCCGGACGCGGCCGACGCCAGGTCCGATCTCTATGCCGTGGGGGTGACTTTTTTCCGCATGCTGACCGGCCGGCTGCCAGAGCCCGGGACCGGCGGCGTGGCGGATGGGGAAGTTGACGCCGGGGACGAGTTCGACGGGCTTTTCGCCCGGTCCCTGGCCGAACGCCCCCGGGACCGCTTTGCCGATGCCGGCGAGATGGCCGAGGCGCTCGAGGTCTGCGCGGCGGGCTGGTCGCGGCGCATGGAGGGAGTGTGCGCCGGAGGCGGGGCGTTTTTGGCCGCGTCGGACAACCATCCGGACGCCGCGTCCCTGCGCCGCGAACCGGCCATGGTGTCGGTGCACGAGGCGCGGGAGGCCTTCGGGCTGGACGTGCTGTGGCGGCCGCAAAGCTGGTGGCCGGGGAATTTCGAGCCGGACGGGGAAGGCGTGCTGCGTGACCCGGCAAGCGGTCTGGCCTGGATGCGCCGGGCCGCGCCCTACGGCCTCACTTGGCAGGAAGCGGCGGTCTACGTGGACCGGCTCAACGCTTCCCGCGCCGGCGGCCATGCCGACTGGCGGCTGCCGACCATGCCGGAGCTGGCCACACTCTTGCGCCCGGAACCCACCGGCGAGGGCTACTGCCTGCCGGCGGCCTTCAGCCAGCCGGTGCGCCGGGTGTGGAGCGCGGACCGGGCCAACTACGCCAGCGCCTACGCGGCGGACGTGGAACTCGGCTACGTGACCCGGGCCGATTTCTGTTGCCCCATATCGGTCCGCGCTGTGCGATAG
- a CDS encoding type II toxin-antitoxin system RelE/ParE family toxin: MRALFLDPAARELEAAVAYYNAECPGLGFEFAAAVKETLARILANPDAWQALSARTRRCRVARFPYGLIYQKRTDCILVVAVMHLRRHPDHWKDRASPAPR, from the coding sequence ATGCGGGCGCTTTTTCTCGATCCGGCCGCCCGGGAGCTTGAAGCGGCTGTGGCCTATTACAATGCCGAATGCCCTGGCCTGGGGTTCGAATTCGCTGCGGCCGTAAAAGAGACGTTGGCCCGTATTCTGGCCAACCCGGATGCATGGCAGGCGCTGTCCGCAAGAACCCGTCGCTGCCGCGTCGCCCGTTTCCCCTATGGCCTCATCTATCAAAAGCGCACGGACTGTATTCTCGTCGTCGCGGTCATGCACCTGCGCAGACATCCTGATCATTGGAAGGACCGGGCATCCCCTGCCCCCCGTTGA
- a CDS encoding addiction module protein yields the protein MKAQTQLLQQVLELDPVSRAELIDAALASFDADGAQAIDAAWGREAESRIDAYEAGQVGARGARDVFEGLSR from the coding sequence ATGAAGGCGCAAACGCAACTTTTACAGCAGGTGCTTGAGCTCGATCCCGTGTCGCGGGCCGAGTTGATCGATGCCGCGCTGGCGAGTTTCGACGCCGACGGCGCGCAAGCCATCGACGCGGCCTGGGGGCGCGAGGCCGAATCCAGGATCGACGCCTACGAGGCCGGCCAGGTGGGTGCTCGTGGCGCGCGGGATGTCTTCGAGGGCCTGTCCCGCTAG
- a CDS encoding metallophosphatase family protein — MLLAIVSDIHANLEAFEAVLADIDRHAPKAIVSLGDNIGYGPDPAEVLRLLARRGIPSVRGNHEWAVADASRERLFNSQSLEALVRTRELLPPELVARIAELPTSLALYGCRFVHGLPPNDTTTYLFEAGDTTLRRAFARTPERVSFVGHTHMLEAASLTGRDVFRYELSLGDNPLPLSQGHIVNVGAVGQPRDGDNRAKYGLYDDASGMLTIRAVPYDIEAVVKKIIARGLPRRYADRLR; from the coding sequence ATGCTCCTGGCCATCGTCTCCGATATTCACGCCAATCTGGAAGCCTTCGAGGCGGTTTTGGCCGATATCGACCGTCATGCCCCGAAGGCCATCGTGAGCCTCGGCGACAATATCGGCTACGGGCCCGACCCGGCCGAAGTGCTGCGGCTTTTGGCCCGGCGCGGCATCCCGAGCGTTCGCGGTAACCACGAATGGGCCGTGGCCGATGCGTCCCGGGAACGCCTGTTCAACTCCCAGTCCCTGGAAGCGCTCGTGCGCACCCGGGAACTGCTGCCGCCGGAGCTTGTCGCGCGCATCGCCGAGCTGCCCACCTCGCTTGCCCTGTACGGCTGCCGTTTCGTCCACGGCCTGCCGCCGAACGACACCACGACGTACCTGTTCGAGGCCGGCGACACGACCCTGCGTCGGGCCTTCGCCCGAACGCCCGAACGCGTCTCCTTCGTCGGCCACACCCACATGCTGGAGGCGGCAAGCCTGACCGGTCGCGACGTTTTTCGCTACGAACTGTCCCTTGGCGACAACCCGCTGCCGCTCTCCCAGGGCCATATCGTCAATGTGGGCGCGGTGGGGCAGCCCCGCGACGGCGACAACCGGGCCAAATACGGCCTTTACGACGATGCCTCCGGCATGCTGACCATCCGGGCCGTGCCCTACGACATCGAGGCCGTGGTCAAAAAAATCATCGCCCGGGGCCTGCCCCGCCGCTACGCCGACAGGCTGCGGTGA
- a CDS encoding sugar transporter produces the protein MSADEPQRRDWLPVILLAFATFVFNTTEFAPISLLGDIAQSLDVTTAKAGQLVTIYAWMVAILSLPLMLACAKMERRGLLRNVFLVFIASHVVSGLAGNYYVLLLSRIGVACAHSIFWSIVIPMGIRVAPKNYESRALGILSMGSAVALVMGLPLGRVIGLHLGWRMTFVCIGAMALVAMAALMRQLPVMPSRHAGNFKSLPSLFKRPALVGLYILTVVLITGHFTGYTYIEPFITRVARGSEDFATLVLLVFGLAGIAGCYLFIRCNPKHPLATFTVPVCLTAVCLLLLRPVMGSLPALLTVCAVWGMAMSAVNLVLQYNVVKVAPDATDVAMSIYSGIYNIGIGSGALVGGLVTVHMGLDAVDNVAGAIAVAASLWCLYYLRRVG, from the coding sequence ATGTCCGCAGACGAGCCGCAACGCCGGGACTGGCTCCCGGTCATCCTTTTGGCGTTCGCCACCTTTGTCTTCAACACGACGGAATTCGCGCCCATCTCGTTGTTGGGCGACATCGCGCAATCCCTGGACGTCACCACGGCCAAGGCCGGACAGCTCGTCACCATCTACGCCTGGATGGTCGCGATCCTTTCCCTGCCCCTCATGCTCGCCTGCGCCAAAATGGAGCGGCGCGGGCTGCTGCGCAACGTGTTCCTGGTCTTCATCGCCAGCCATGTCGTTTCCGGTCTGGCCGGCAACTATTACGTCCTGCTGCTCTCGCGCATCGGCGTGGCCTGCGCCCATTCCATATTCTGGTCCATCGTCATCCCGATGGGCATCCGCGTGGCGCCGAAAAATTACGAATCCCGGGCGCTCGGCATCCTGTCCATGGGATCGGCCGTGGCCCTGGTGATGGGCCTGCCGCTCGGGCGGGTGATCGGCCTGCATCTGGGCTGGCGCATGACGTTCGTCTGCATCGGCGCCATGGCGCTTGTGGCCATGGCGGCGCTCATGCGCCAACTCCCCGTGATGCCGAGCCGGCACGCCGGAAATTTCAAAAGCCTGCCGAGCCTTTTCAAACGTCCGGCCCTTGTCGGCCTGTATATTTTGACCGTGGTGCTGATTACCGGCCATTTCACGGGCTACACGTACATCGAGCCGTTCATCACCCGGGTGGCCCGGGGCAGCGAGGATTTCGCGACCCTGGTGCTGCTCGTGTTCGGCCTGGCCGGCATTGCGGGGTGTTATCTGTTCATCCGCTGCAACCCCAAGCACCCCTTGGCCACCTTTACCGTACCGGTGTGCCTGACGGCCGTGTGCCTGCTGCTCCTGCGCCCCGTCATGGGAAGCCTGCCCGCGCTGCTGACGGTGTGCGCGGTCTGGGGCATGGCCATGTCCGCCGTCAATCTGGTCTTGCAGTACAATGTGGTGAAGGTGGCCCCGGACGCGACGGACGTGGCCATGTCCATCTATTCCGGCATCTACAATATCGGCATCGGATCGGGGGCGTTGGTGGGGGGACTGGTCACCGTCCACATGGGCCTTGATGCCGTGGACAACGTGGCCGGGGCCATCGCCGTGGCCGCCAGCCTCTGGTGCCTGTATTATCTGCGCCGCGTCGGCTGA
- a CDS encoding tetratricopeptide repeat protein, with protein sequence MEYTAQTPDEFIDEIKKRLSQNPGCGVSHYNLGTAYVAKGRLIEAEAEFHQAVECSPGLAEGFVQLGGLAMNKGDLDGCLEWNEKACRARPLFAVPYGNIGFVHLQRGEVDKAEKALRRAIKIDPKYVQAMATLGSALFMKGDLESAEFHSTKALEIEPMFGPALNNLALIAMERGDFAKAKEFVERARTTGYEPHPDMVREIEAALAK encoded by the coding sequence ATGGAATACACCGCCCAGACTCCCGACGAATTCATCGACGAAATCAAAAAGCGCCTGTCGCAAAACCCCGGCTGCGGCGTGTCCCATTACAACCTGGGCACGGCCTACGTGGCCAAGGGACGGCTGATCGAGGCCGAGGCGGAATTCCACCAGGCCGTGGAATGCTCGCCGGGCCTGGCCGAGGGCTTTGTCCAGCTGGGCGGCCTGGCCATGAACAAGGGCGACCTCGACGGCTGCCTGGAGTGGAACGAGAAGGCCTGCCGGGCCCGGCCCCTTTTCGCCGTGCCCTACGGCAACATCGGCTTCGTGCATCTGCAGCGCGGCGAGGTGGACAAGGCCGAAAAGGCCCTGCGCCGGGCCATCAAGATCGACCCCAAATACGTCCAGGCCATGGCCACCCTCGGCAGCGCGCTGTTCATGAAGGGCGATCTCGAAAGCGCGGAATTTCACAGCACCAAGGCCCTGGAGATCGAGCCCATGTTCGGCCCGGCCCTCAACAACCTGGCCCTTATCGCCATGGAACGCGGCGATTTCGCCAAGGCCAAGGAATTCGTGGAACGCGCCCGCACCACCGGCTACGAACCCCACCCCGACATGGTCCGCGAAATCGAAGCCGCTTTGGCCAAGTAA
- a CDS encoding YkgJ family cysteine cluster protein — protein MPLDFSPAFARYEAIAAEADAVFAKVAKACPGMVACGEGCSDCCHALFDLTFIEALHLNHKFNEAFPPGAARDAVLERANKADREHYKLKRKAFRAGEQGVPTSEILADLARERIRCPLLGDDDRCILYHSRPITCRLYGVPLEIGGEAHICGKAGFEQGGRYPTVKIEKLQDKLMLLSQDVVASLPTKLPLMGDMLVPVSLALITEYDEEYLGIVTEDDLVQMPPAPPAAAQAPMAASQANGANCGSCGEAPGSSACASCGGSTTWVIPGPDADGDTDGEK, from the coding sequence ATGCCCCTGGATTTTTCCCCAGCCTTTGCCCGTTACGAAGCCATTGCCGCCGAGGCCGACGCCGTTTTCGCCAAGGTGGCCAAGGCCTGCCCCGGTATGGTCGCCTGCGGCGAGGGATGCAGCGATTGCTGCCATGCCCTGTTCGACCTGACCTTTATCGAGGCCCTGCACCTTAACCACAAATTCAACGAGGCCTTTCCCCCCGGTGCGGCGCGCGACGCCGTCCTGGAGCGGGCCAACAAGGCCGACCGCGAGCACTACAAGCTCAAGCGCAAGGCGTTTCGGGCCGGCGAGCAGGGCGTGCCGACCAGCGAGATCCTGGCCGACCTGGCTCGGGAGCGCATCCGCTGCCCGCTTCTCGGCGACGACGACCGCTGCATCCTCTATCATTCCCGCCCCATCACCTGCCGGCTGTACGGCGTGCCCCTCGAGATCGGCGGCGAAGCCCATATTTGCGGCAAGGCCGGATTCGAGCAAGGCGGTCGCTACCCCACGGTCAAGATCGAAAAGCTCCAGGACAAGCTCATGCTGTTGTCCCAGGACGTGGTGGCCTCGCTGCCGACCAAGCTGCCGCTGATGGGCGACATGCTGGTGCCGGTGTCCCTGGCGCTTATCACCGAATACGACGAGGAATACCTCGGCATCGTGACCGAGGACGACCTGGTGCAGATGCCGCCGGCCCCGCCGGCCGCGGCCCAGGCTCCCATGGCGGCGTCCCAGGCCAATGGCGCGAACTGCGGCTCGTGCGGCGAGGCCCCCGGGTCTTCGGCCTGCGCTTCCTGCGGCGGCTCGACAACCTGGGTGATTCCGGGCCCCGACGCCGATGGCGATACGGACGGGGAGAAGTAG
- a CDS encoding 4Fe-4S binding protein, whose product MGYKVIVDTKKCIGDGECVDVCPVEVYELRDGKAVAVNMEECLGCESCVEVCDQDAIVVEEE is encoded by the coding sequence ATGGGATACAAAGTCATTGTCGATACGAAGAAGTGTATCGGCGACGGTGAATGTGTGGATGTCTGCCCGGTCGAGGTCTATGAGCTGCGCGACGGCAAGGCCGTGGCCGTGAACATGGAAGAGTGCCTGGGCTGTGAATCCTGCGTCGAGGTTTGCGACCAGGACGCCATCGTCGTCGAGGAAGAGTAG
- a CDS encoding glycosyltransferase family 2 protein produces the protein MGKLTYLQPRRGDISPVLVLLTSHRLDCFLVCIRCLERFTSLDRFKHIYVVGNALSPEHTAVARRFVGRHANATLVERGPRGLVPAVLTAENEILAAHIDDVIIKIDEDLFVTPHWLEHLVDGYIDHAERPDVPVVMPLVPISPPGRHVLNRFLRVSYPSERHMYGGPPIEENWVYHRWIWEKLLHENMAQVYLRDAPAKYGYVSYLTINCVIFDARLMRKVLPFSTTRVAGQPTSDEMAINAALAAGKQKVAVLGRSLAHHYSFSRCEDYLRSHVPLDEVWRYMQGITEMPVTTRRCPVPTGGGDLKLLRAGG, from the coding sequence ATGGGCAAGCTCACCTACTTACAGCCGCGACGCGGCGATATCTCTCCGGTTCTGGTGCTGCTCACCTCGCACAGGCTCGACTGCTTTCTCGTCTGCATCCGTTGCCTGGAACGCTTTACCAGCCTCGACCGCTTCAAGCACATCTACGTGGTCGGCAACGCGCTTTCCCCCGAGCACACGGCCGTGGCCCGACGCTTCGTCGGCCGCCACGCCAACGCCACCCTGGTCGAACGCGGACCGCGCGGCCTGGTCCCGGCCGTGCTGACCGCCGAAAACGAAATCCTCGCCGCCCACATCGACGACGTCATCATCAAGATCGACGAGGACCTTTTCGTCACCCCGCACTGGCTCGAACACCTCGTCGACGGCTACATCGACCACGCCGAGCGCCCCGACGTGCCGGTGGTCATGCCGCTGGTGCCCATAAGCCCGCCCGGCCGCCACGTGCTCAACCGGTTCCTGCGCGTGTCCTACCCGTCCGAGCGGCACATGTACGGCGGGCCGCCCATCGAGGAAAACTGGGTCTACCACCGCTGGATATGGGAAAAGCTGCTCCACGAGAACATGGCCCAGGTGTACCTGCGCGATGCGCCGGCCAAGTACGGCTATGTCAGCTACCTGACCATCAACTGCGTGATCTTCGACGCGCGGCTCATGCGCAAGGTGCTGCCCTTTTCCACCACGCGGGTGGCCGGCCAGCCGACCAGCGACGAGATGGCCATAAACGCGGCCCTGGCCGCCGGCAAGCAGAAGGTCGCGGTGCTCGGCAGAAGCCTGGCCCACCACTACAGCTTTTCCAGGTGCGAGGACTACCTGCGCTCCCACGTGCCCCTCGACGAGGTCTGGCGCTACATGCAGGGAATAACCGAGATGCCGGTGACCACACGGCGTTGCCCCGTCCCCACCGGCGGCGGCGACCTCAAGCTGCTGCGGGCAGGGGGATAG